Proteins found in one Triticum aestivum cultivar Chinese Spring chromosome 4D, IWGSC CS RefSeq v2.1, whole genome shotgun sequence genomic segment:
- the LOC123096094 gene encoding plant UBX domain-containing protein 11, giving the protein MEITINSLTYKGSIPDAINQSRRKKKLFVIYISGQDETSSSLEQSTLVDEHVAAVISRCCIFLQLKQGDVDALQFSAIYPQKSVPSISVVGLSGAMLWNHEGYISPEDLKESIDKAWAALQLQETAATLLAASLASRMSEPANTASTTMPGEDGSSTSENHSNSSGQSSESSAVRGFANSTDLVAQPPSSTSHAELLKTSEIPKSDSAPCNITAEEKLDSACQALLPDFPASSNVDSSTDPNQTGSTPSPKRKNMVDGNSTKVPSKPASSIPTRSTPQLPVEQDKATTSRAIEVTTDSAKKDDIQLAIRMPDGPSLQIKLTKEDVLRKVKTFVDENQGSGIGSYNLAMLYPRKVFTEQDMETTLYELGIETRQALVVVPNRQSVKVARHQSSLPSSDLDRTVDSDKSRGWGFLGAALSYVNPLSYLRGNPTPSHPDQLGNEGSQQYRPSSESQPLGGDRSQQTTTHSSGNTLRRRPRQFGGNIHTLSSEEQDPSDNRNVFWNGNSTEFGGDEKK; this is encoded by the exons ATGGAAATCACAATTAATTCCTTGACGTACAAAGGTTCGATTCCAGATGCAATtaatcaatcaagaaggaagaaaAAACTCTTTGTAATTTACATATCAG GTCAAGATGAAACCTCAAGTAGTTTGGAACAGTCTACATTGGTTGATGAACAT GTGGCTGCAGTGATAAGCAGATGTTGCATATTCTTGCAACTAAAACAAGGCGATGTTGATGCGCTTCAATTTTCAGCTATCT ATCCACAGAAGTCTGTCCCAAGTATATCTGTCGTTGGACTGAGTGGTGCTATGCTATGGAATCATG AGGGGTATATTAGCCCAGAAGATCTTAAGGAAAGCATTGATAAAGCTTGGGCTGCACTTCAACTGCAG GAGACAGCGGCAACCCTGTTAGCTGCATCACTTGCTTCAAGAATGTCTGAACCTGCGAATACTGCTTCGACAACTATGCCTGGTGAAGACGGTTCATCTACTTCAGAAAATCATTCCAATTCATCAGGTCAATCCTCAGAGTCTTCTGCAGTCCGTGGGTTTGCTAATTCTACTGATTTGGTAGCACAACCACCTAGTAGCACAAGCCATGCT GAACTTCTCAAGACAAGTGAAATCCCAAAATCAGATTCAGCTCCATGCAACATAACCGCTGAGGAAAAGCTAGATTCAGCATGTCAGGCTCTATTGCCAGATTTTCCAGCAAGCTCAAATGTGGACAGTTCCACAGATCCAAATCAGACAGGCAGTACACCTTCGCCAAAAAGGAAGAATATGGTGGATGGGAATAGCACTAAAGTTCCCTCCAAGCCAGCTTCTAGCATACCAACTAGGAGTACTCCACAGTTGCCTGTGGAACAAGATAAGGCAACTACTAGCAGAGCTATTGAAGTGACCACAGATTCTGCAAAGAAAGATGATATTCAGCTGGCCATTCGTATGCCTGATGGACCTAGCCTGCAGATTAAACTGACAAAAGAAGATGTTTTAAGGAAGGTGAAGACTTTTGTGGATGAAAACCAAGGTAGTGGGATTGGATCATATAATCTTGCAATGCTTTATCCTAGAAAAGTGTTCACGGAACAAG ATATGGAAACCACATTGTATGAGCTGGGTATTGAAACCCGCCAGGCCCTTGTTGTCGTTCCAAATCGTCAATCTGTTAAAGTGGCAAGGCACCAATCGTCACTGCCATCCAGTGATCTGGATCGCACTGTGGATTCAGACAAGTCACGTGGTTGGGGTTTTCTGGGGGCAGCGTTATCATACGTGAATCCATTGTCCTACTTGAGAGGAAATCCCACCCCATCACATCCTGATCAACTGGGAAATGAAGGCTCGCAGCAGTACA GACCAAGCTCTGAATCCCAACCTCTTGGTGGTGATAGAAGTCAACAAACAACTACTCATAGCTCTGGAAATACCTTGAGAAGGCGGCCCCGACAGTTCGGTGGCAACATTCACACTCTAAGCAGTGAAGAACAAGATCCTTCTGATAATAGAAATGTCTTCTGGAATGGGAATTCTACAGAGTTTGGAGGCGATGAAAAGAAATAG